In one window of uncultured Acetobacteroides sp. DNA:
- a CDS encoding heavy-metal-associated domain-containing protein, whose protein sequence is MKRVVTFFAVLLVVLAATVAQAKTTSATIKTTIQCSSCEKRIMKNLPFEKGITDVKVDVDKQTVWVEYNDTKTDLKKIKEAIAKLGYDADDVKRDAKAYEKLPACCKENSGLGKH, encoded by the coding sequence ATGAAAAGAGTAGTAACCTTTTTTGCAGTATTGCTGGTAGTGCTTGCTGCAACGGTGGCTCAGGCAAAAACTACCAGTGCCACCATAAAAACAACCATCCAGTGCTCGTCGTGCGAGAAGCGGATTATGAAGAACCTTCCATTCGAAAAGGGAATCACAGATGTGAAGGTAGATGTGGACAAGCAAACCGTGTGGGTGGAGTACAACGACACCAAGACAGACCTGAAGAAGATAAAAGAGGCTATTGCCAAGCTAGGCTACGATGCCGATGATGTTAAGCGTGATGCTAAAGCCTACGAGAAGCTGCCCGCCTGCTGTAAGGAGAATTCGGGCCTAGGCAAGCACTAG